From the Hordeum vulgare subsp. vulgare chromosome 1H, MorexV3_pseudomolecules_assembly, whole genome shotgun sequence genome, the window ATAACTAAGTGTGTAAGCATGTACAGAACTGAAACatatatgaacatagcatatacgGCTAGCACATGAACGAGTAAATAGGGAATGAACAGGTCATACCCTTTGATTGGCCAGACCAAGACGATGGCGGCAGCAACATCCTTGGCGACGTTTGTGGCCTTCTTCTCGGCAGCGACGTCCTCCGTGGACTTCTTCTTGGTGGCATCGGTGACGGCCATGGAGGCGATGGAGGAAAAGTAGTCAAAGCAGAGAAGGACGGATACGGGGCTGGATAGAGAGCAGTCGCGCCGAGACGTtttccaaaaaccttatcgccgtTCTCCCGGATAAGATCTCGAACGACAGGGTTTCGGAGACACTTGCTCTCTTGACCGGTCGTGCACATGGTCGTCGGGATGGGATCGTTGAAAGCAGCAGAGTCAGAGGAGCAGTAGATGATGTCTAGGGTTATgcaagagggagagagtgagtTAGTTTCATTCCACGGGCCCGTGCCTCCTTATACAGACCCGGCCCTAGGGCAGGGCGAGCGGGGCGGCCACCCTGGGCCCCCGACCGTGAGGGGGCCCCAACTATGTCACGTCAGCCTTTTTACTCGTGTTATCCTCTGGGTTGTGTTAAGAAAGAGATACTGGGCCCATACACTTGACTTGAGCGATCCACGAGGAGCCTAAGCAAAGAAAGAAAGTAAGATCGAGGAGCCAGTAATCACGCGCACGCACGAGGCGGGACGTTTGCTTCTCTCCCGATCTGATGCCCTAATCGCCTTCGACGGTTCGTCTCAGCGGCTCGGCGCCTTCGTGTCAAGGCCGTAGCATCTGATAGGACTAGCAAGTTACTCGCCAGGGTCACCGCTAATGCCAAAACTTGAACCAAAGACGCCCCCGTGTAACACGCCAACAGGCGGCCACGATTTTCCCCTAACCTGTGCCGTGGGGATTTTGCCATGGTACCTCGGTATTTTTCAACTATTGTAGTACTATGTTAGATATAGCATGTTTATTGTTAGGTAAGGTAACCTCTTTTGGTGTGTCAGATTCAAATTTAATATCAGCTGTGTGGATTGAAAGAGGGCTTTCTTAACGCTTGAAGACTATGTTCAGAAAACAAAACGAAGAAGGCTTACTAATGCTGATCATTGAGACGAAGAGATTAACATGATTTGCGAGGTAACATGTTAAGCTTGAATTCCCCAACAGGTTTGGGACATTTTTCTTAGAATCCATCAACTGAAACTCTCATATGACCCTGAAGGTTTTTGTTGATTGCCGACAATTTTGCTAGATGTTACAGTTTTCTAGCATCCCAAATTTTAGAAATTTTCAAGGCCTGCATGTGGCTAGTTCTTTTTGATTAATAAATAAATATGGTTCTTAACATGCCCGATTCATTCTGTTAAAACTACTAGCTTTTGTTTACCTCATAAGTAGTACTACTAGTTAGAGATTGCACCGGTTGATACATTTTTGTGTGGAAATGTGATAAAACTGGTAGAATTTTGCATGAAACTTAACCTTCGTTGATTTTCTCCATTATTTCTTGACACAATGATGCTTCGTTATTTTTATTGTTTATTATACTATGGGCCTTATTTTTAGTATCGTCCCGGGTTCTCAaaatctcaggaccggccctgtCCTTATATAGGTCGTCGAATAGATGGGCTTGAGCTTGGGCCCATGACCGAGTCCTCGCTCGTGCCGCCCGTAAAACCGTTTTTTTCAGAAACTGTAAACGCGTTTTACGAGTTAGCATTATACAGGGTCTGTTAAAAATGTTCTTATACGGTGGTGGAGCACCGGTCCATGGCGTACTAGAGAGATGTCTCTGGCGGGGGGAAGCTATTAGTGCTTATGCTACACAACAAGGGgaattttttaatttttgtaGTGAAGAAAGTTATGGAAAAAATTTCATGCGGCGGAATATAAAAGGCAAGAACAGAGCCAGCGAGCTCATCTGCTTGGTCAGGTCTGAGGCAGCTACTCTAGGTAATAAGACTCAACTACCCTTCCGTTCAGTAAGTCAACTAGATTCCGTTCGACCAAAATCACAAGCAAGTCGTTGTAGTATAGTGGTAAGTATTCCCGCCTGTCACGCGGGTGACCCGGGTTCGATCCCCAGCAACGGCgtccttttttttttgaaaaattccttACGCCCAACCAACACATGTGTCTTCGGTCTTCAGATCAGATAGGTACAGGCAAGATTCTCCAAAATTCTCACCTTCGGACCGGACTTGCAGATGCCACTTATTTGCTATTTACTCCttccatttttaaatataagtcttttagaaaCCACGgactacatacaaaataaaaaaaatgaatctacattttaaattatgtctatatacattcgtaagcAGTATTTAGTTGatctttagaaagacttatatttaggaacgaagggagtatattccTAGGAACACAAATGCAGTCACAAACTATGCTACTCTCACTTGTCCTAGATTCTTCGTTGTTTACAAAAAGATTATTGTTGCCGTTCTTTTTTTGGCGAGAATATTGGCTGCCGCTCCAACATGCACTACATAATACATCTCCTTCCCCATACCAACTAAGAGTCAGTTCTTTTAAAGCATGTGTGGAAATAAGCTCCTGTGAAAATAGGCTCCAGATAATAAGCTAGCCAGTTCTTTTCAATGCTTGTTTTTTTAGCTTGTATGTGCTATGGTATGTGAAAAGTCTGTAATGCCCTCGCCAGGGGTAGATCGACTTGGATGCAGATGGCGAATTGGGAGGCGGCGAACTGCGACGAGATGACCGGGGGCGCCGGAGCGAACGACCGGGAACGACAATACCAGAGGGAAGGGCGGGGAGCGACGACAACTGAGGGAAGGGCGAGGAGCGGTGACGCTTAAGGGAAGGGTCGGGAGCGTCAGTGCCAGAGGAAAGGGAGCAGGCAACGCGATAGGGAGGAGCAGGGCGGAAGATGGGGGGCTACCCGTCGGCCGTGGACCTTCGCCACAGAGAGCCGTGCAAAAGGGGAACGATGATGAGGAGCCGCGCGGAAGGGGAACGGCGGCGGGGAGCAAAGGAGGCATGGACCGACGACGGGGGAGCAGAGGAGGCCTGGACCGACGACGAGTGAGTAGAGGGGGCCGAGATCGATGGCGGGGGAGAGGGCCTCGTCGAGGAGGAGCTGGAGCCGGGGGCCGGCAACGACGGCGATGTGAAGAGAAACCCTAGCGAGCAAGGGAGCGAGAGCGCTAGGGGCGAGCGAGCAAGGGAGCGAGAGCGCTAGGGGCGAGCGAGCAGGCGGTGCGGGGTGGCTGGCCAATGACAGTTTCACCGTAATTTCTATATAAAAAAAATAGCATCCCTTTGCTATATCCCTTAGGTTATAAGTGGACTTGTGTAGGAAGCTGCCCTTCCCCAGCTTTTTTTCATTGTAAAGTGAGGATGAAAATAAGGTGAGCTAGCTTCTCTAAAACGAGCTCTTTTGTACTTCTAGCTCATTTTGACAATAAGCTCAAATAAGCTATAAAAGAACTGACCTTAAGACTATGTTTGGTTGAGCTGCATATTCTAAAAAAACTAATGTGGAAAAGCTGTTGCGAAAAATTTGCTGTGAAAAAGCTAGAAGCTCAAAAGTTGGGGTCCCACAGCTTTGAAATTTACACTAGAAAGAAGCTATAGATTCTCAAAAACTGCTTTGAACATTTATCCATTTGGTTAGCTTTTAGCTTTTCAAAACAAAAGTTGGTAAAAATAAGTTAGAACCAAACACGGCCTAATATAGCATGCTCAAGTGTTCACCCTTTTTCTTCGTGTACATCACACTGCCCGTTTGCTAAAAATGGCTCAAGCAAATTATATCGCAGGATTCACGGCACAGTTTCGCTCTCAGGTTTGAGTATCAATAGTAGTATATCATGGTGCGACAATGGCGGCACCAAACACATCCTCCTCGTTTGTCCTAGGATAAACATCACCGATGGGACTGACCCAAATCACTCTTACTATATTTCTAATAGCCGGACGATCTTCGCCTCACTGGCGCTTTTTAGCTTTCGAACGAGACGCGTCCTTCCTCATCGTCCAAAATGCCGCGCGGTATCGATTCTGCAACTCAAACCAGATGCAGATATAAGACCGGTCGCCATGCATTGACTGAATTCAATGTTATACATCATGTGATTCAATCGAATGTTGGTAAGTTACCTGCATCATCGATGCCATATTTGCTGTGTACGTGGTATCTATCATCTTCTCCACCTGCAAATTGCATGTCAATAAAATCTGTCGAGACAGCAATAGTCAATTTATAGTGCATAAACCCTCACCTCCATCACAAACCCATAATGGTAAGCTACCCTTTTCACATCTTCCAAACTTAGTTCGATAGACATGTCCTGAGTTCAAGGAGAGAAATTATGTCAACTGATAATGCCACCTTCAATTAGCATAATTAATGGGGGGTCCACAAAAGAGTAATTACATCATCTGGTCCATAGGCATCAGCAAAGTGGTACAGAAGCGGACCCATGTTTACCCAGACCTGTTGATTCAAATGCCGCAATTACTTAGTCATTACAGTAAATACAGAAAGAGCAGATATAATAGCACTGGAGAGTGGAGAAACAACTTATACTATAATGACTTCCTAGTTCCTACCAATCAGCTTACAAAATAACATGTGTGGTACTGGTTTTCATGAAGAATAGATATCATAAATTCATAATTAAAATTTACGGGCAAAGAGAACTCACTCCACCATCCTTGAGAATTTTTGATATTATTTCAATGTATTCAACAATATTGTGTGCCGTATCGATGAAGAAGCAAGTTACAACAGCATCCCATGCAGCTGGAAGCACAGATAAGAATAGTAGGAGTGTCAAAACAGCATTTATCCATTACACAAGTATGGACTATACAAAATGGGACAAGTAAACAGAGAAATGCAAGAACATTGAACTCCAAAAGGACTTCAACTTGTTGTCATCCACGAGAAAGTAATAATACATCAGTAGCCTACAGAAAGGGTGTGCCTCGGTGCTGTCTAAGATAAAGCATCAATTGCAAAGCAGATTACATCATTAAAGGTTTGTTTTCCAACCACTCAGGCACCCACTACACTAGTATAAAACTGTTGATATTTCTCTTTTGAAGTTAACAAAGGCACTACTCCCAAAAATTATTTAACCACATTGCTTCTAACAATCTAACCACCTTATTTCAGTTTCCTGCAATTACATGCCTTTTTGATGGAGGATTGTAGCAAGCAGAAGCACAGTTAAGTGGATTCTGAAACAACAACACATAACTCTTTAGTTGATAGTCGTGTAAGGATTAAATTTTTCGTCATTAATGCACCTAGAACTAGAAGCTTTCCTGTTCCGTGAGAAGAAAGCTCAGTATCCATTTAACATAATAACCCAATAGTTCATGTGGCAAATATGTGCACCACAAGCCAAGAGCCCCAGAACACTCTTCACATTTTAAATCATTTTGACCCCTATCCAACTAAAAGGCGTCAtgtccaacagttaggtgtagcagagatgcgcgtACTGACATGGATATGTTGCCACACAAGAAAGGATCGGGTCCAGATCAATGATATACGTGATAGAGTTGGGTAGCACGAATTGAAGAGAGGCTTGTCCAACAGCGTCTGAGATGGTCTGTGCATATACATACAACGCAGGCCTACAAAAGCACCGGAGctgataatgtcaagagaggtcggggtaggccaaacttgacatgggaggagtccgttaagagagacttgAAGGACTGgaatatcaccaaagaactaggccATGGACAAGGgcacgtggaagttagctatccacatgCCAGAACTATAACTAGGTTCCGatatcaactctagcctaccccaacttgtttgggattgAAAggctttgtttttgttgtttgtttgaCCCCTGCTTTGTTTACTAAAAGTCCCAATTGTAAGAGTGTAAGTGATCTTACATTCTTGGCTTTCCTCATTATAGACCTCTACAAAATCTCCAGCACACATGGAAAATCCTTCGGTTATCCCAGCACTGTTAATAGAAAAGAGACCCAAATACAAGTGAGCTAAATATACCAACTAGAAACATAAAAATATATGGCAATCAGTATCCACAAGAAATCAAAGTCCACACTCAATAGAAATAAATTACAGCTTTTGCCTGAAACAACCTCTAGCAGTAAACTTGAGTTCTAAATGAAACAATATTTAGATAAAAGAGTCAAATTTAATATGCAACGACGCATTTTTCTAATGCCAAATGCAACTTTTTAATATCCAAATGTAAAAAAAATGTGGATAAAAGTTGGGCCCTCAAACTATTTCCATGGACCCAGGTGACGATTTTCCTGTTCcaggacctacatgacagcccAGAAATAATTTGAGGACCCATGATGCACTTCGATCTtttcaaatactccctccgtccgaaaataagtgttgtggttttagttcaaatttgaacaaaCTTGGACTAAAACCACGacgcttattttgggatggagggagtattccaTAAGCTGATTTGTATTTCATACAGAATCCTACAACACAATTTACCTACAAATGTAGTCAGCATAACTGTACTTGGGCCCATGGAAATACTATAATCCAAATGCACTCGATAATACATATATTTATACAGCTTGCACCAAATGTACATAGAATGATGCATGTGAACACACTATTTTTGTAGAGGTGCTGACACTgaaatttttattaaaaaaaaagtTAAACAAGGTGTAATACCTTGAGGGGTGAATATCAGGAAATGAAACAGCTCGAAGTTGATCTTTGTCCGAAAGAGAATTGCAATTGCTGTGTATCCAAGGATAAATGGTCCATTCATTGGCCTCTTGGGTGCTGATAGGAATGTCATATTATTAGCATTATGAACACAACTTGATAAAGATGTCGATTGCTTATAACATCTGTAGCACAGAGTTAATAGATTGGCATACTGGTTTAGAATGAAACTTGAACAGATCATCATGTAATATGAGAACTCATTTCCCTGGCTTACAAAACCTGTTCAAGGGCAAAAAATAATACAGAATTACAAGAAATATATTGTGCTGGCTAATCTTCAACTGAACATCATGATACAGTACCCAGAGAAGAAATTTCCAGAGCCAATCTCCCAAGCCCAGCACCAGGGACTAAACATGAAGGTGGACTGTGATTTTCAGAACATACACAGATCAGTGATAGAAGACTAGAAGTAAATCTGGAAGAAAAAAACTTCCGTTTGTTTGTGATATCAATAGAAATGCTTGGATCCACCATCAGTAGCGAGTAAAAGAACAGATAACAATAGACTAATATAGTAAAGCCTCAAGGAAATGTGCTAATAAATTGTAATACCAGTATGCCTGTAATCAAAGATACAGGAGCACAAAGAAAAAAAACACGAATCTGCAAGAACATTGTCAATTCGTTCCTTCTGCCGTGATTCGTTGAACAAATAGAAAAATAGGAAGGCTCAACCTCACAGGGTTCTGGGAACACTGAGCAGCTTCAAAACACTTTTCCAACATTACTGAGAAAACAAAACCATCTCAGATATTCATATGAACCAACTATCCCAAAAGACCGATCTGTTAGGAAGAGGAGATATAATCActtaacaccaccaccaccaccccaccccacccccaccaccCACCCTCACATCCGACATGGATATTGAACGATCAACACCTCCCCTCACGCCTGACTTGGGCGGAGATAAATGATTGGGAGAAATGCAGGGACTGAAACTTGAACCCAAGACCTCAGATCTGATACAAAGGGGCATACCCAGTGCTGAAAGCTCCCACACAAGGTGGGGTCTGGGGAATGGAATTTCTAGACAACCTTACCCTTGCATAATAATTCTGCAAAGAGGCTGGTTCAAACCCAGGACCTCCAGGCCACAAGTGGAGACTCTACCACTGCGCCAGGCCCGCCCTTCACCTCAGGTCTGATACCATGTTAGATATTCCTATCAACCAACTATACCACAAGACCAAATGTACAGTAGCTCTTCATTACTGAAACAACAAGAGGAAATGCATGTTTACCTGCTTCGGTCAGGAAAAAGACGATTAAGTTCCTCAAGAATTGGTTTAAAGCACTCGTCACGTTCAATTTGACCCTGGGAcgaaaacaataaataaaattaaaaaagatCGACACTAGAACAgtaaagaaaaatagaagatCTACATCAAGCACATTGTAAAACAATCTACAGTTAAACAGAAAATTACCTCCTGGGCCCAGTCTCTCACAATGTTTCTTATGATGCATCTTACCTACATAAATAGTTAAAAAATGAAAGCTAGATGAATCAAAGCAGATAGAATTCTGAGAAGAGTAATTACTTTGTCAACGTCAACTGGAGGAACATCCAGTGGCAAAGATGGAGCCCTGCGGTGCCCTGGAGTTACCTGAAATAAAGAAAACAGATTTGTTCTAACCAACAGTTATTTAAACACACTATTATCTACCAATAGAAGGTACAAAAAGATTATATTATAGAGCAGGAAtcagtgcttgataagctgaaaaACTAGTGAATTTTGAGAAATGAGATGACAGCCAACTCGCTCGTCGTTGGAGTGCTATGCACAGACTCTCCTTCCTACCGGACAGTGCaatacttccatcaagaaggtcacACCCCCTATCTTGAAAAAGCAATAGCACCTCACTACGTGAATAAGCTAGCATGGCACAGCCACCGAGAAATAAACTGAATGAAGCACCTTCCACTTCCTTGGTTTTCCTCCAGTATCTCAGAGCTTATGGACAATATTGAATGGGGGTGGAAACGAATGCAAGCCAAGCATAACACATGCGCGGTTTGTCACTCTTGATCTACATGTAGTTTTGTTTTCAAGCAACTTCCAGGAAGCATATATATAGTACCTGGATGGATGTCATCCTTCAGGTGTGAGCTCTTGCATGTGAGTACGGTATTCATTCGTTTTGTGGTTCATGAGCAGTACAAGAGCTCGGTATTCATTCCTTTCGTGGTTCATGTACCGTACGAGAGCTCACATGCATGCAAACATCATGTGTGTTCTCTTTGGTGGTCTTTTAAGAATTATTATGAACATAAAATATACTCGAAAGGTTACAAAATGTTATTGGTGCTTCATGTTAGTTGGTTGTGGTGTAGATTGCCGGAAATGCATGTGAAAAAAAAAATACATGTGCGATGATGCCAACTCCAATCGCACGACCCCAAATGGTTCGGCCGCGTCCGTTTGGAGGTAAACGGACACAAAACGCAGCCCAATGCGCGGAAACAAATAGACAAATGTTCGTTTTATGTCCGTTTCCGACCCATTCCCGGTCCAAATCTAGGCCGTGTTTTGCGTCAAAATGGAGAGCGCGCGGACGGGTGAGACGCGCGCCCCAATACTTCCCTCACCCGCCTGTTGGAGAGACAACCCCCCCCCTCACCCCCTCCCTCGTCCATGGCTGGCGCGAAGAAACCCGACGACATGGCAGCCACCGCGTGCCCCGCGACGAAGAAGGGCCCAAAGAAGCCGCGGTCAGAGCTCGTGCTGGAGGAGCAAGCACACCTCGACTGTGAATCGGCCAAGAGAAGGGGTCAGTGGGCAAAGGAGGCGGATCGGAAAGCCACTGAGAGCGCAGCCTTGCCGCAGGCCGCGCGGCAGAAGGCCGTCGTCGACCAGAAGGAGGCCCTCCTCGCCATGCCACACAAGCAGCGATGACGCAATCCTTCGTCATGCCAGGATTCGCCATGCCCTTAAAGGCACAAATAAATGCCATATAACCCACTTTTATGTAGAAATCCAAAAACACAGGTGAATGTCCTATTTGTATTTTCTAACACTATGCTCTTCAAAAAATGTCAAACTTTTCCAAGAAAGTGACTATGCAACAAAGCCCTCGAGGATTGGTACCTGGAAGAAAGAGTACCATTACATTACCTGGTTTACTCTTTGCCAGGCATATTTTTGCAATACAGCCTCCTGAAATAACTTGGGGATAAATCTATTCATCACATGCCCTATTTACAAAAAAGTCTTTATAAAACACATTTGAGTCTAGTCCTAAATTCAGCACATATGACAGTCATAAGTTCAGAACTATCGGGGTTTTCTAAGTAATGTTTAGTGGTCATATATTGATTCATTGATGTCTCCTGAGATATA encodes:
- the LOC123447365 gene encoding carnosine N-methyltransferase-like: MAARRYTEHEEALEIKSLRRIIAAYINYQDAAEKDVKKYERSFKKLSPAHKELLFHLGLKYQRLRWCISMNTSFIMNMLEAFEPPFDMSQCVDGDCHDCAEHMHGHSHADCAHSGERVDCSSSVTINNSALLAQHGCPEEGANTRETENKKDEEVHMVGCSQPAACNLGTSQGEDKSFNGDKDASAAANCKETDCFASSTDENVTPGHRRAPSLPLDVPPVDVDKVRCIIRNIVRDWAQEGQIERDECFKPILEELNRLFPDRSSPPSCLVPGAGLGRLALEISSLGFVSQGNEFSYYMMICSSFILNHTQEANEWTIYPWIHSNCNSLSDKDQLRAVSFPDIHPSSAGITEGFSMCAGDFVEVYNEESQESAWDAVVTCFFIDTAHNIVEYIEIISKILKDGGVWVNMGPLLYHFADAYGPDDDMSIELSLEDVKRVAYHYGFVMEVEKMIDTTYTANMASMMQNRYRAAFWTMRKDASRSKAKKRQ